The uncultured Desulfovibrio sp. genome contains a region encoding:
- the tsf gene encoding translation elongation factor Ts, with protein sequence MAITAQLVKELRDMTAAGMMDCKKALVEVEGDLEKAVDWLRQKGMAKAAKKSGRATSEGLVTVAATADNMHVAMGSLLCETDFVARGEQFQTMAARVTQVILEKAPADAAALEALLGEEVTQLIASVGENMQLGKFARFSKKSANDVVGQYIHANGKIGVLVYLTCGKAESAAKPEVLELAKNLSMQVAAASPLALDAASLDQAAVEREREVYRQKAIEEGKPAQIVDKIADGAVKKFQKEVCLMEQPYIRDDKKIISDIVRETGKTIGDEITVTGFERIQLAAE encoded by the coding sequence ATGGCTATCACTGCACAATTGGTTAAAGAACTGCGCGACATGACCGCCGCAGGCATGATGGATTGCAAGAAAGCCCTGGTGGAAGTGGAAGGCGACCTGGAAAAGGCCGTTGACTGGCTGCGCCAGAAGGGCATGGCCAAGGCTGCCAAAAAGTCTGGCCGCGCCACCAGCGAAGGCCTCGTGACCGTGGCCGCCACTGCCGACAACATGCACGTCGCCATGGGTTCGCTGCTTTGCGAAACCGACTTCGTGGCTCGCGGCGAACAGTTCCAGACCATGGCTGCCCGCGTGACCCAGGTCATCCTTGAAAAGGCTCCTGCCGATGCCGCAGCTCTTGAAGCCCTCTTGGGCGAAGAAGTGACCCAGCTCATCGCCTCCGTGGGCGAAAACATGCAGCTTGGCAAGTTTGCCCGCTTCAGCAAAAAGAGCGCCAACGACGTGGTGGGTCAGTACATCCACGCCAACGGCAAGATCGGCGTTCTTGTGTACCTGACCTGCGGCAAGGCCGAAAGCGCCGCCAAGCCCGAAGTGCTGGAACTGGCCAAGAATCTTTCCATGCAGGTTGCCGCCGCCAGCCCCCTGGCTCTTGACGCTGCCAGCCTTGATCAGGCCGCTGTGGAACGTGAACGCGAAGTTTACCGCCAGAAGGCCATTGAAGAAGGCAAGCCCGCCCAGATCGTGGACAAGATTGCCGACGGCGCGGTGAAGAAGTTCCAGAAGGAAGTATGCCTCATGGAACAGCCCTATATCCGCGACGACAAGAAGATTATTTCCGACATCGTGCGCGAAACGGGCAAGACCATCGGCGACGAAATCACGGTTACCGGTTTCGAACGCATCCAGCTTGCTGCCGAATAG
- a CDS encoding transporter associated domain-containing protein, with product MAAGEDMWDLAWVTDPAAWAGLGTLVLLEVVLGVDNLVFISILVNKLPQEKKRQAFMTGLGLALLMRMVLLAFMARLVALTDPLFTLGGHGYSARDLILMAGGVFLLLKGTMELHDRLEGHAGRFDTSGPQAGYWQVIFQIIILDAVFSLDSIITSVGMVDHVFIMMLAVLAAMVIMVLAAAPLLEFVERHPTVIVLCLGFLLMIGLSLLADGLGYHIPKGYMYAAIGFSVLVEACNQWALRSRRRRYSMRDMRESTARVILNLLGGGVPGGGEAQLEAAALAGDAGGQLFAPMERDMVARVIRLGGRTARFIMIPRQRVDWLDSNADRATVTRFAAASRLAWLPVLRCDTDEVLGVVHPGEILQQEQQGIGNREWDLKTYVRPAPTIFEHTPLTTLLEDFRTNPAPLAFVRDEYGSVVGIITPAELLSVLAGQMGDMPAGPEVCRRPDGSWVLPGRLAVDLFASWLGVSLPRRLFSATLGGLIMERLGRIPEKGARLRYQGWDLEITRMDRRRIDEVRAVKLLLPHADGKKRKK from the coding sequence ATGGCCGCCGGAGAAGATATGTGGGATCTGGCATGGGTAACTGACCCCGCAGCCTGGGCTGGTCTGGGTACGCTGGTGCTGCTGGAAGTGGTGCTGGGCGTAGACAACCTGGTTTTTATTTCCATTCTTGTGAACAAACTGCCGCAGGAAAAGAAGCGTCAGGCCTTCATGACCGGCCTTGGGCTTGCCCTGCTCATGCGCATGGTACTGCTGGCCTTCATGGCGCGGCTGGTTGCCCTCACGGATCCCCTGTTTACCCTGGGCGGGCATGGCTATTCTGCCCGTGATCTTATCCTTATGGCTGGCGGCGTGTTTTTACTGCTCAAGGGCACCATGGAACTGCATGATAGGCTTGAAGGACACGCGGGCAGGTTCGATACCAGCGGGCCGCAAGCTGGCTACTGGCAGGTGATTTTTCAGATCATCATTCTGGATGCCGTATTTTCCCTGGATTCCATCATCACGTCCGTGGGCATGGTGGACCATGTGTTCATCATGATGCTGGCGGTGCTGGCTGCCATGGTCATCATGGTGCTCGCCGCCGCTCCCCTGCTGGAATTTGTGGAGCGCCACCCCACAGTTATCGTGCTGTGCCTGGGATTTTTGCTGATGATCGGTCTGAGCCTGCTGGCCGATGGCCTTGGCTACCATATCCCCAAAGGCTATATGTACGCGGCCATTGGATTCTCGGTGCTGGTTGAGGCCTGCAACCAGTGGGCCTTGCGCAGTCGGCGCAGGCGCTACAGCATGCGCGACATGCGTGAATCCACGGCACGGGTCATTCTGAATCTGCTTGGCGGCGGCGTGCCAGGCGGCGGCGAGGCGCAGCTGGAGGCAGCGGCGCTGGCTGGCGATGCCGGGGGCCAGCTCTTTGCCCCCATGGAGCGGGACATGGTGGCCCGTGTGATCCGCCTTGGCGGGCGCACGGCACGTTTTATCATGATCCCGCGCCAGCGCGTGGACTGGCTGGACAGTAACGCCGACCGCGCCACGGTCACGCGTTTTGCCGCGGCCTCGCGCCTTGCCTGGCTGCCAGTGCTGCGGTGCGACACGGACGAAGTGCTGGGCGTGGTGCATCCCGGTGAAATTCTGCAACAGGAGCAGCAGGGCATAGGCAACCGCGAGTGGGATCTTAAAACCTACGTGCGCCCCGCGCCCACCATATTCGAGCATACGCCGCTGACGACCCTGCTGGAAGATTTTCGTACCAATCCCGCGCCGCTGGCCTTTGTGCGGGATGAATACGGCAGCGTTGTGGGCATTATCACCCCTGCGGAACTGCTGAGCGTGCTTGCGGGCCAGATGGGCGACATGCCCGCCGGGCCGGAGGTTTGCCGCAGACCTGACGGCAGTTGGGTTCTGCCCGGGCGTCTGGCTGTTGACCTGTTTGCAAGCTGGCTTGGGGTGAGCCTGCCGCGCCGTCTGTTCAGCGCCACCCTCGGGGGGCTCATTATGGAGCGCCTTGGCCGCATACCTGAAAAAGGCGCGCGCCTGCGCTATCAGGGATGGGATCTGGAGATAACCCGCATGGATCGCCGCCGTATTGACGAAGTGCGGGCGGTCAAGCTGCTGCTGCCCCATGCCGATGGCAAGAAACGCAAGAAATAA